The Acidiferrobacteraceae bacterium genome includes the window ATCACGGAATGGAGGCGCTGCTTAGCGGGCATGTCGAGCGCTGGAGAGATTTTCTGGACACACTGGAGCCCGACTGGATCGCACCGCTTGAATCGGCCCTGCGTAGCAACGAATTGACCGAATTGTTGATCTATACCGATCACTGCCAGGGGTTCCGTTTGACCTGGAGGCACTTGCGGCGTTGGTGGCGACGGAGGGTCAGGCTCGAAAACCTTTCCCTGAACCCCGGCTGACATGCGCGCCAGACCGGAAATCGTTCGCCGTCCTCCAGTGCCCGGGGTTGATGAGTTGCCACCTGAGCTGCCCTCGGTTCTCAGGAACATCTATCGCGCGCGCGACGTTCATTCGCCTCTGGACCTCGACCATTCCCTGGGCCGACTGCTTGCACCGGATACGTTGCTGGGTATCGACGCCGCCACAAGGTTGCTGCAAGAAGCGCTGGATTCAGGCCAACGCATATTGGTGGTAGCGGACTATGATGCCGACGGAGCAACCAGTTGCGCGCTCGCGGTTCGCGCCCTGCGCCTGCTCGGTGCTGGCGAGGTGCGCTACATCGTGCCCGACCGGTTTCGTTTCGGTTACGGGCTGACGCCGGAGATTGTCGCCCTTGCCGCGGAGGAGAATCCCGACGTCATCATTACCGTGGACAACGGGATCTCCAGTATCGACGGGGTGCGCGCGGCGCATGAGCAGGGTTGGCGAGTTGTGGTTACGGACCATCACCTGGCCGGACGGGAGTTGCCGGAAGCCGACGCGATTGTAAATCCAAATCAGCCGGGGGACGCTTTTGCCAGCAAGTCCCTGGCTGGCGTGGGCGTGATCTTTTACGTCATGTTGGCGTTGCGTGCGCGCCTGCGGGAGGCAGGGTGGTTTGAGGAGCGGGCGATGCAGGAGCCGAATCTTGCGTCCCTGCTGGACCTGGTCGCCCTGGGCACGGTCGCGGACCTGGTGCCGCTGGACCGCAACAATCGAATTCTGGTTGCCCAGGGTCTGGCCCGAATCAATGGGGGTGGTGCCTGTCCTGGCATCGATGCCCTGATCCGCGTAAGTGGGGCGCCGACGGGCCGTCTCGCCGCCTCCGATCTCGCCTTTCGCCTCGCACCCCGATTGAACGCCGCTGGCCGCCTGGAAGACATGGCCCTGGGTATCGAGTGTCTGCTCAGCAACAGCCCGACCGCCGCTCTGGAAATGGCCGGTGACCTGGATCGACTCAATCGCGAACGGCGGGATATCCAGGAGACCATGCAGGAGCAGGCACGGGAAGCGGTGGCCTCCCTCCATCTGGAGCGGGACGTCCTGCCTCGGGGTTTGTGCCTGTACGACGAGCGCTGGCACCAGGGAGTGGTCGGCCTGGTTGCATCCAGGATCAAGGAGCAGTTTCACCGGCCCGTGATCGCACTTGCGCCGGGGGAGAATGGCGAACTAAAGGGCTCGGCCCGGTCGGTGCCCGGTCTCCACATCCGTGACACCCTGGATGCGATTGCGACACGGCATCCAGCCTTGTTGCGCCGTTTCGGCGGTCATGCAATGGCAGCAGGCCTGACGCTGGATACCATGGACCTTGATGCCTTTCGCAGCGCATTTGAAGAGGAATTGAAGCGGCAACTTGGAGATGAGGAACTTCAACCCCGCATCCTCAGCGACGGGGAGCTTCAGGCCAATGAATTTCGTCTCGACCTTGCCGAGCAACTACGCAACGCCGGGCCATGGGGGCAGACCTTTCCCGAACCGATGTTCGACGGCATCTTCGATGTCGTGGATCAGCGGGTGGTCGGCGAGCGCCATTTGAAAATGCGCCTTCGGCAGGCCGATGGCCCTGTGGTGGACGCAATCGCATTCAACCTGCTGGAGGAACCGGTTGCGCCAGGCTGGCAACGGGTGCAAGCGGCCTATCGCCTGGACGTCAATGAGTTCCAGGGAACGCGCAGGCTTCAGCTCCTGCTCGAGCACGTGCGGGCAATCGGGGAAGCCGAATAGCCCGATATCGGAGCGCAAGGTACACTTCGGCCCATGAAATTCCCGACTCTGGAAGATTTCGTCGGAAACACGCCCCTGGTTCGCCTGCAGCGCCTGCCTGGGGAAAGGGCCGGCACGGTCCTGGCGAAGCTGGAAGGCAACAATCCGGCGGGCTCGGTGAAGGACCGCCCGGCCATGTCCATGATTCGCCATGCCGAGGAGCGAGGGGACATTCGTCCCGGTGACACCCTGATCGAGGCCACCAGCGGGAACACCGGAATCGCCCTGGCCATGGTGTCGGCCATCAAGGGTTACCACATGACCCTCATCATGCCGGAGCACATGAGTGTGGAGCGGCGCGCAGTGATGAAGGCCTTTGGCGCCGAAATCGTTCTGGTGAGTCGCGAAGACGGGATGGAAGGTGCGCGGGATCTTGCCCTGCAAATGCAGGACGAGGGCAAGGGCCGGGTACTGGACCAGTTCTCCAATCCGGACAATCCACGGGCCCACTATGAAGGTACCGGGCCGGAAATCTGGCGCGATACAGGCGGTGAGATCACCCACTTTGTCAGTTCCATGGGTACCACCGGCACCATCATGGGTACGTCGGAATTCCTCAAAGAGCAGAGCGCAGCGGTTCAGATCATTGGTGTGCAACCCACCGAGGGTTCGAGCATCCCGGGGATCCGTCGCTGGCCCGAGGCGTACCTTCCGCAGATTTATGATGCCAGGCGTGTCGATCGGGTTATCGACGTTTCCCAGGACCAGGCAGAGGAGATGACCCGGCGACTGGCACGGGAAGAGGGAATTTTCTGCGGGATCTCTTCCGGCGGGGCCACGGTGGCGGCCTTGCAACTGGCGCGGGAAATTCCGGAGGCCGTCATCGTCGTGATTATTTGCGATCGTGGAGATCGCTATCTCTCCACCGGCATCTTCCCGGACTAGAGGCGGGCACAGGCATGAACGTACTGGTGTTCGATATCGAAACCATTCCCGATGTGGAGGCGGGACGCCGCATCTACGATCTGGAGGGGCTGGACGACGCCGACGTCGCGCGCGTGATGTTCAACAAGCGGCGCGAGCAGACCGGTGACTCGGAGTTTCTGCGACACCATCTGCAGCGCGTTTGCGCCATTTCCGTCGTCCTTCGCCAGGGTGACACCTTCAAGGTCTGGTCACTGGGTGAGCCTGCAGCGGACGAAGCGGATCTGGTGCGAAGATTCTACGATGGAATCGAAAAATACACGCCCACCCTGGTGTCCTGGAACGGCAGCGGGTTCGATCTACCCGTGTTGCACTACCGCGCACTCAAGCACGGCATCGTCGCATCGCGGTACTGGGAGACCGGCGATGATGATCAGTCGTTTCGCTGGAACAACTACTTGAGTCGTTACCACGCCCGGCATACCGACCTTATGGATGTGTTGGCCTATTACCAGCCGCGCGCCTCGGCCCCGCTGGATCAGATTGCGGTAATGCTTGGATTGCCCGGCAAGATGGGGATGAGCGGTGCCCATGTGTGGGACGAATACCAGGCGGGCAATATCGAAGGAATCCGCAACTACTGTGAGACCGATGTCCTGAATACCTGGCTCGTCTATCTGCGCTGGGAACTGATTCGCGGCCGCCTGGACCACGGCGCCTACGAAAAGGAATTGAGTCTGGTGCGAACCACGCTGGCCGCTTCGGACCGTGCGCATCTGAATGAATTCCTTTCCGCATGGGAGTCCGCAACGTGAACTCCGTACCAGAGACCGCCGGGGCGGTCGAGGTGGTGAACTGTTTTCTTCCCCGCTATCGATCCCGCTTCAAGGCCACGGGCCAGGTGACCATCGAATCGATCAGCCATGACGGGCGCGGGGTCGGTCACGTGGACGGCAAGACGGTCTTCGTCGAAGGGGCCTTACCCGGGGAACGGGTGGAATACGGCGTCCTGCGAAGGAAACCGCGTTATGACAATGCGGTCTGTCTGGAGATCCTGCGCGCTGCCCCGGAACGCGTGGCACAACCGCGCTGCCCCCACTTCGGTGTCTGCGGTGGCTGCAGCCTGCAGCATTTGCAGGAAGAGTCACAGATTCAGGTCAAACAGGGGATTGTGACGGAAATACTCGCGCGCACGGGGAGGGTGGAGCCAGAACGATGGGATGCACCCATTGCCGGGCCGGCCTGGGGCTATCGGCGTCGTGCGCGTCTGGGGGCGCGCCTCGTACCCAAGAAAGGTGGCTTGCTGCTGGGTTTTCGGGAACGGGGGAGTTCCTATCTGACGGACATCGGCGAGTGTCCGGTGCTGGATGGGCGCGTGTCGGTCATGATGCCAGCCCTGCGCGCCCTGCTGGCAGGCTTGTCGTGCCCGGACCGGATTCCGCAAATTGAAGTTGCGGCAGGTGACGAGGATGTCGCCCTGGTGCTCCGTCACCTGGTGGCCCTGACTCCGGAAGACCGGAGCGACCTCCGGGCCTTCGCCCGGGACCATCGGGTCCACTTGTACACCCAGCCCGGCGGGCCGGATACGGCAACTCCCCTGGAGCCGGAACATCCGCCGGCGCTGGCCTACAGCCTGCCTGAATTCGACGTACGCATTGAGTTCGGTCCAACGGATTTCACGCAGGTCAATGCGGACGTGAACCGACAGATGGTGAAGGCCGCCGTGGCTTGGCTGGCACCGGAGTCCGGAGACACCGTACTGGACCTGTTCTGCGGTCTCGGGAACTTCACCTTGCCCATCGCCCGGTCCGGCGCCCGGGTTCTCGGGATCGAAAACGAACAGCGACTGATCGATGGCGCCCAGGCAAACGCGAAGAGGAACGGGATCCGCAATGCCCGTTTCCTGCGCGGCGATCTTTACAACGAGGACTCGGCTTCCGCCTGGGAGGGAGTGGAATTCAACAAGCTGCTGCTGGATCCGCCACGCAGTGGCGCCATGGAGGTGCTGGCCAGGCTTGCGGCACCGTTATCCGACCGCATTGTCTATGTTTCCTGTTATCCCGCGACCCTGGCCCGGGATGCCGAGTACCTGGTGCACACCCTGGGCTATCGCATGGAGTCGGCGCGCGTGATGGACATGTTCCCCCAGACCGCCCATGTCGAAGCCATGGCCCTGTTCGTTCGGGAATAGGACATGACGGGCAAGACCGAAGTCGCGATCGAAGTGGACGTACCCAGGCAGATTCTGGTGCTGCGTCAGGGAGATCAGGTGTTGCTGGAGGCAAGCGTCTCCACGGCACGGAACGGAGTCGGGGAACGGATGGGCAGCGAGTGTACGCCACGTGGGCGACACGTCATCTGCGCCAAGATTGGTGCGGGCCAGCCGGCGAATGCCGTGTTTGTCGGGCGGCGCCCCACGGGCGAAATCTATCGCCCGGGCCTGCGGGAGCTGTATCCCGACCGCGACTGGATCCTGACCCGTATCCTGTGGTTGAAGGGCTGCGAGCGCGGCCACAACCGGCTTGGTGAACTGGATACCATGAGGCGCTACATCTACATCCATGGTGCCCCGGACGAGGATCCCATGGGTGTGCCGGGGTCGCGCGGCTGCGTACGCATGAACAACAAGGATCTCCTGCGCCTGTTCGATCTGGTGGAGGTTGGAACCCGCGTGAACATTCGAGGCTGAAAAGCGTGTCGTTGGGACCTCTGATGATCGATGTGGCTGGCACCGCACTAAGTGCGACCGAGCGTGAACGCCTGCGTCACCCGCTGGTGGGCGGGGTGATTCTGTTTACCCGCAACTACGATAGCCCCGAACAGATCGCGGCGCTGGTGGCGGAGATTCACGGGGTACGCGAGCCACAGCTGCTGGTGGCCGTGGATCATGAGGGCGGCCGCGTGCAGCGTTTTCGGGGGGGCTTCACCGTGCTTCCGCCGGTGCGGCGGCTGGGCGAGGTCTACGATGAAAACCCGAAGCGGGCCAAGCGTCTGGCAGAGGAGGCGGGCTGGCTCATGGCGGCGGAGTTGCGCGCGGTAGGCGTGGACATGAGCTTCGCCCCGGTGCTGGATCTGGATCTGGGTGTCAGCGAGGTCATCGGAGACCGGGCCTTCCACAAGGATCCGGAGGCAGTGGCGGACCTGGCCCATTCCTACGTCGCCGGGATGCGCCGGGCCGGTATGGCCGCCACCGGCAAGCACTTCCCGGGCCATGGCAGCGTGGCCCCGGATTCCCACAAGGATCTGCCGGTGGATGATCGGGAGTATGAGGACGTCCACTTGCTGGACATGGTGGCCTTCGAGCGCCTCGTGCACTACGACATCCCGGCGCTCATGACTGCCCACATCGTCTATCCCAGGGTGGACCCGAATCCCGTGAGTTTCTCGCCGTTCTGGCTACGGGAAGTCCTTCGCACTCGCCTGGGATTCAGGGGCGCGATCTTCAGCGACGATCTTTCCATGGCCGGTGCCCATGTGATCGGGGATATGCCGGAACGGGCCCGCAAGGCCATCTCCGCCGGTTGTGACATGGTCCTGGTATGCAATGACCCCGCAAGCGCCGATGCCGTACTGGATGCAGGCATTCCGCATGATGACCCGGTGGCCCATTTGCGCCTCGCACGGCTGCACGGGCGACACCCCGTGAATCGCCGTGATTTGCTGGCGAGCGTGGACTATCATCAGGCCCGCGCCATGGTGGACAAGCTGGTATAGGAGTTTAAAATCCGGTTTTCAACCGCACCTATCGTGGATGAACCGTTGTCCCCTCCCGGCGAGCGCACCAAGATGATCAAGCCCCTGCCGAAGCTCCGGCTCGAGAGTTTCAACAATCTCACAAAGACCCTGAGCTTCAATATCTACGATATCTGCTTTGCGCCCGGCGTGGAGGGACAGAAGCAGTACATCGAGTACATCGACGAAGTCTACAACTCCGAGCGTCTGACCAAGATTCTTACGGATGTGGCGGAGATCATCGGTGCCAACATTCTGAATATTGCTCATCAGGACTACGAGCCGGAAGGAGCGAGCGTGACCATGCTCATTTCCGAATCACCGATGAAACAGCACCGGATCGACAAGTCCGAGCGTCCGGGGCCGCTTCCCGAGGATGTAGTTGCCCATCTGGACAAGAGCCACCTCACGGTCCACACCTATCCCGAGAAGCATCCGGACAATGGCATCAGCACCTTCCGCGCGGACATCGATGTGTCCACCTGCGGGGAAATCTCGCCGCTGAAGGCGCTCAATTTCCTGATCCACAGCTTCGAATCGGATATCGTCATCGCCGACTACCGGGTGCGCGGATTCACCCGGGATGTGAAGGGCCGCAAACACTACATCGACCACAAGATCGATTCGATTCAGAACTTCGTGGACAAGGACACGCTGGACCGCTACCAGGCGGTGGACGTGAACGTGTACCAGGAGAACATTTTCCACACGAAGATGATGCTCAAGGAGTTCAAGCTCGACGACTATCTGTTCGAGATTGACGAATCCGATCTCAAGGCGAGCGAGCGACGCCGTGTGACGAGTCGCCTGCAGCGGGAAATGAGAGAAATTTTCTACGGCAAGAATGTGGCTACCTAGGCCAGTGGGATACAATCCCTTTAAAAAACAAGTGGTTGCAGGATACTGTTCTCCGGACCCCGGTCCACTGAGCACTATTACCATTTTCCCCCAAAAAGGCGCCTGTACAGGCCGAATTCGAGGTACTACCATTCCGCTTACAAGAATATAACGACGATCGTCACCGGTCGAAACCGCAGCACGGAGGTCGCGGAGCATCATGGGCGGCGTCGGGGTGCTGCGTCCGCAGGATGGGGATATCATTGTATTGGGCAGATGCAGCCTGCCCCTGCTGGATGACGATTATGCAGGAAACAGAAGATAACAGTACGAAAAAGAAGGTCCATGTGCTGGACCTGCAGAAGGGTATGTACGTGGCCGAACTGGATCGGCCCTGGGTAGAAACCCCGTTTATGTTTCAGGGTTTCGAAATAAACGATCAGGAGCAGATCGATACCCTAAAAAAACACTGTGAGTATGTCTATATCGACGTGGAGCAGGGCGTGGATTTCATGCCCAAGACCCACGCAACGGCCTCCCTCAATCGCGCCCGTGTTCTCGAGGAGCGCGACAAGAAGATCTCCAGCGAAGTGCGGCGCCTGGCGGAAGCCGATGCGGCGAAACCGAGCCGCCGACCCTATCTGGACGAAACCACCTTCGAGGACGAGCTCGAGACCGCAAAGGGGATCGAGAGTGAGGCGCGCGACACCATGCGTGCCGCCGTCGAACACGTAGAAAAGGGCAAGAAGGTGGATCTGGAAGCGGCCAATCGCGCCGTAACCCGCATGGTCGAAAGTATCGTGCGCAATCCGGACGCCCTTGTGTGTCTGAGCCACCTTAAGGACGTCAACGAATACACCGCGCTGCACAGTA containing:
- the recJ gene encoding single-stranded-DNA-specific exonuclease RecJ, with amino-acid sequence MRARPEIVRRPPVPGVDELPPELPSVLRNIYRARDVHSPLDLDHSLGRLLAPDTLLGIDAATRLLQEALDSGQRILVVADYDADGATSCALAVRALRLLGAGEVRYIVPDRFRFGYGLTPEIVALAAEENPDVIITVDNGISSIDGVRAAHEQGWRVVVTDHHLAGRELPEADAIVNPNQPGDAFASKSLAGVGVIFYVMLALRARLREAGWFEERAMQEPNLASLLDLVALGTVADLVPLDRNNRILVAQGLARINGGGACPGIDALIRVSGAPTGRLAASDLAFRLAPRLNAAGRLEDMALGIECLLSNSPTAALEMAGDLDRLNRERRDIQETMQEQAREAVASLHLERDVLPRGLCLYDERWHQGVVGLVASRIKEQFHRPVIALAPGENGELKGSARSVPGLHIRDTLDAIATRHPALLRRFGGHAMAAGLTLDTMDLDAFRSAFEEELKRQLGDEELQPRILSDGELQANEFRLDLAEQLRNAGPWGQTFPEPMFDGIFDVVDQRVVGERHLKMRLRQADGPVVDAIAFNLLEEPVAPGWQRVQAAYRLDVNEFQGTRRLQLLLEHVRAIGEAE
- the cysM gene encoding cysteine synthase CysM, whose product is MKFPTLEDFVGNTPLVRLQRLPGERAGTVLAKLEGNNPAGSVKDRPAMSMIRHAEERGDIRPGDTLIEATSGNTGIALAMVSAIKGYHMTLIMPEHMSVERRAVMKAFGAEIVLVSREDGMEGARDLALQMQDEGKGRVLDQFSNPDNPRAHYEGTGPEIWRDTGGEITHFVSSMGTTGTIMGTSEFLKEQSAAVQIIGVQPTEGSSIPGIRRWPEAYLPQIYDARRVDRVIDVSQDQAEEMTRRLAREEGIFCGISSGGATVAALQLAREIPEAVIVVIICDRGDRYLSTGIFPD
- a CDS encoding 3'-5' exonuclease, producing the protein MNVLVFDIETIPDVEAGRRIYDLEGLDDADVARVMFNKRREQTGDSEFLRHHLQRVCAISVVLRQGDTFKVWSLGEPAADEADLVRRFYDGIEKYTPTLVSWNGSGFDLPVLHYRALKHGIVASRYWETGDDDQSFRWNNYLSRYHARHTDLMDVLAYYQPRASAPLDQIAVMLGLPGKMGMSGAHVWDEYQAGNIEGIRNYCETDVLNTWLVYLRWELIRGRLDHGAYEKELSLVRTTLAASDRAHLNEFLSAWESAT
- the rlmD gene encoding 23S rRNA (uracil(1939)-C(5))-methyltransferase RlmD yields the protein MNSVPETAGAVEVVNCFLPRYRSRFKATGQVTIESISHDGRGVGHVDGKTVFVEGALPGERVEYGVLRRKPRYDNAVCLEILRAAPERVAQPRCPHFGVCGGCSLQHLQEESQIQVKQGIVTEILARTGRVEPERWDAPIAGPAWGYRRRARLGARLVPKKGGLLLGFRERGSSYLTDIGECPVLDGRVSVMMPALRALLAGLSCPDRIPQIEVAAGDEDVALVLRHLVALTPEDRSDLRAFARDHRVHLYTQPGGPDTATPLEPEHPPALAYSLPEFDVRIEFGPTDFTQVNADVNRQMVKAAVAWLAPESGDTVLDLFCGLGNFTLPIARSGARVLGIENEQRLIDGAQANAKRNGIRNARFLRGDLYNEDSASAWEGVEFNKLLLDPPRSGAMEVLARLAAPLSDRIVYVSCYPATLARDAEYLVHTLGYRMESARVMDMFPQTAHVEAMALFVRE
- a CDS encoding L,D-transpeptidase, translated to MTGKTEVAIEVDVPRQILVLRQGDQVLLEASVSTARNGVGERMGSECTPRGRHVICAKIGAGQPANAVFVGRRPTGEIYRPGLRELYPDRDWILTRILWLKGCERGHNRLGELDTMRRYIYIHGAPDEDPMGVPGSRGCVRMNNKDLLRLFDLVEVGTRVNIRG
- the nagZ gene encoding beta-N-acetylhexosaminidase, whose translation is MIDVAGTALSATERERLRHPLVGGVILFTRNYDSPEQIAALVAEIHGVREPQLLVAVDHEGGRVQRFRGGFTVLPPVRRLGEVYDENPKRAKRLAEEAGWLMAAELRAVGVDMSFAPVLDLDLGVSEVIGDRAFHKDPEAVADLAHSYVAGMRRAGMAATGKHFPGHGSVAPDSHKDLPVDDREYEDVHLLDMVAFERLVHYDIPALMTAHIVYPRVDPNPVSFSPFWLREVLRTRLGFRGAIFSDDLSMAGAHVIGDMPERARKAISAGCDMVLVCNDPASADAVLDAGIPHDDPVAHLRLARLHGRHPVNRRDLLASVDYHQARAMVDKLV
- the speD gene encoding adenosylmethionine decarboxylase; translated protein: MIKPLPKLRLESFNNLTKTLSFNIYDICFAPGVEGQKQYIEYIDEVYNSERLTKILTDVAEIIGANILNIAHQDYEPEGASVTMLISESPMKQHRIDKSERPGPLPEDVVAHLDKSHLTVHTYPEKHPDNGISTFRADIDVSTCGEISPLKALNFLIHSFESDIVIADYRVRGFTRDVKGRKHYIDHKIDSIQNFVDKDTLDRYQAVDVNVYQENIFHTKMMLKEFKLDDYLFEIDESDLKASERRRVTSRLQREMREIFYGKNVAT
- a CDS encoding DUF3391 domain-containing protein, translating into MQETEDNSTKKKVHVLDLQKGMYVAELDRPWVETPFMFQGFEINDQEQIDTLKKHCEYVYIDVEQGVDFMPKTHATASLNRARVLEERDKKISSEVRRLAEADAAKPSRRPYLDETTFEDELETAKGIESEARDTMRAAVEHVEKGKKVDLEAANRAVTRMVESIVRNPDALVCLSHLKDVNEYTALHSIRSGIIALAFGRHLALSREELRVVGMGALLHDVGMAKLPHELLEKNSGLTVDEFQTMTQHVKWGLDIIADSGGLPAGAVEMIEQHHERSDGSGYPGHYRAQGISPAGSIAAIVDVYDAITSDRNYSGGLSP